In the genome of Leeuwenhoekiella sp. MAR_2009_132, one region contains:
- a CDS encoding DUF6252 family protein yields MLKNLAAFLGLLSIISCTDDVSFNTPAFQAICDTVFFKANISRAEVVDEDNLEVTVPGNSVPVIRLSGILNEEQVSLTLPFYGEGVFNIEPDNPTYATYISASGKEFSTLIDGEGSIVVERIEDSTYTGSFRFRARSQVDSSDVYFTKGYFYEVPFYKKPPVPEEIPVVATSFYCRINGNTFNPISVNASAGSTAILGSGNQSSVVIRLVFPKNIEPGTYPLTDFSVTSPYQASYQSSNTNPIVQSGTLTITSHNRDARSVGGTFSFTAQGSSTVQITDGRFGFNY; encoded by the coding sequence ATGTTGAAGAACCTTGCTGCTTTTTTAGGTCTGCTTTCTATTATTTCCTGTACAGACGATGTGAGCTTCAACACACCGGCTTTTCAAGCGATATGTGACACGGTTTTTTTTAAAGCTAATATATCTAGGGCAGAAGTTGTTGATGAAGATAATCTTGAGGTTACTGTTCCTGGCAATTCGGTACCGGTAATTCGCTTATCGGGTATATTAAATGAAGAGCAGGTAAGCCTTACGCTACCTTTTTATGGTGAAGGTGTTTTTAATATAGAGCCTGATAACCCTACTTACGCAACATATATTTCGGCCTCCGGGAAAGAGTTTTCGACACTAATTGACGGTGAAGGCTCAATCGTAGTTGAGCGAATAGAAGATAGTACGTATACGGGATCTTTTAGATTTAGGGCGCGATCACAGGTAGATAGCAGTGATGTATATTTTACTAAAGGCTATTTTTATGAAGTTCCTTTTTATAAAAAACCACCGGTTCCCGAAGAAATTCCAGTAGTTGCAACTTCTTTTTACTGTAGAATAAACGGAAATACATTTAATCCTATAAGTGTTAATGCATCAGCAGGTTCAACAGCTATATTAGGGTCTGGGAATCAAAGTTCTGTTGTAATTCGATTAGTTTTTCCAAAGAATATTGAACCGGGTACCTATCCTTTAACAGATTTTTCAGTTACGAGTCCTTATCAGGCTTCGTATCAATCTTCAAATACAAACCCAATAGTTCAAAGCGGAACACTAACCATAACTTCACATAATAGAGATGCAAGATCTGTGGGAGGCACATTCTCTTTTACAGCACAGGGATCGAGTACTGTACAAATAACAGATGGTAGATTTGGGTTTAACTATTAG
- a CDS encoding 30S ribosomal protein S16, with translation MPVKIRLQRHGKKGKPFYWVVAADTRAKRDGKFLEKLGTYNPNTNPATIDLDVDSSVKWLQNGAQPTETAKRLLSYKGVLLKNHLAGGVRKGALTEEQMEEKFNAWLEEKSSKVESKKDNLSKEQEKAKKEALAAEKAANEARIAAAQPEEVAEEAAPEAEAATEEAPATEENNEEAK, from the coding sequence ATGCCAGTAAAAATCAGATTACAAAGACACGGTAAAAAAGGAAAACCTTTTTATTGGGTAGTAGCCGCAGATACGCGCGCTAAACGTGATGGTAAATTCTTAGAAAAACTAGGAACTTACAATCCAAACACAAATCCTGCGACTATTGATTTAGACGTAGATTCATCAGTAAAATGGTTGCAAAACGGGGCTCAGCCTACTGAAACTGCAAAACGTTTACTTTCTTACAAAGGTGTTTTATTGAAAAATCATTTAGCCGGTGGTGTACGTAAAGGTGCGCTCACTGAGGAGCAAATGGAAGAAAAATTCAATGCTTGGTTAGAAGAAAAATCTTCTAAAGTAGAGTCTAAAAAAGACAATCTATCTAAAGAACAGGAAAAGGCAAAGAAAGAGGCTTTAGCTGCTGAAAAAGCTGCGAACGAAGCTCGTATCGCTGCTGCTCAACCTGAAGAAGTAGCTGAAGAGGCTGCTCCTGAGGCAGAAGCTGCAACTGAAGAAGCTCCTGCGACTGAAGAAAACAACGAAGAAGCTAAATAA
- the rimM gene encoding ribosome maturation factor RimM (Essential for efficient processing of 16S rRNA) — MRKEECFYLGKIVRKFSFKGELLAKLDTDEPEMYENLESVFVDFNGNLVPFFIHSCQLHKSTLLRIDFEDVNTEEDAEDLINAELFLPLSMLPPLEGTQFYYHEIIGFTVKDISFGEVGTITGVNDNTSQALFEIDHKGKEVLIPINDDFIKEVDRTTKIITIDAPEGLIDIYI; from the coding sequence ATGCGCAAAGAAGAATGTTTCTATCTGGGCAAAATCGTGCGAAAATTTAGTTTTAAGGGCGAGTTACTAGCTAAGCTAGATACCGATGAGCCTGAAATGTATGAAAATCTGGAATCAGTATTTGTCGATTTTAACGGCAATCTGGTTCCATTTTTTATTCATTCTTGCCAGCTGCATAAATCTACATTACTTCGTATTGATTTTGAAGACGTAAACACAGAAGAAGATGCAGAAGATCTAATTAATGCAGAACTTTTTTTACCGCTTTCAATGTTACCTCCACTTGAAGGCACACAGTTTTATTACCACGAGATTATAGGTTTTACGGTAAAAGATATTTCTTTTGGGGAAGTGGGCACCATAACCGGTGTAAACGATAATACCTCTCAGGCCCTTTTTGAAATTGATCATAAAGGCAAAGAAGTCTTAATTCCTATTAACGATGACTTTATCAAAGAAGTAGATCGCACTACAAAAATCATTACAATTGATGCGCCAGAAGGCTTGATTGATATTTACATCTAG
- a CDS encoding methyltransferase, which produces MKIGTDGVLLGAWAPVTHFPDAILDIGTGTGIIALMLAQRSDAELIDALELDDAAYEQAVSNFENAPWGDRLFCYHAHLYEFATEIEDKYDLIVCNPPYFEGNAPLTEQKNSAREQARFEDAMPFDLLVASARHLLNTNGIFCVIIPNAREEEFLSLASKTGLYPSKITRVKGTAAATSPKRSLIAFTTQETNPEEDTLIIEIQRHVYTSQYIDLVKDFYLKM; this is translated from the coding sequence ATGAAAATAGGTACAGATGGCGTTTTGCTGGGTGCCTGGGCACCGGTAACTCATTTTCCAGATGCTATACTTGATATAGGCACCGGTACCGGCATTATTGCTTTAATGCTTGCTCAGCGCTCTGACGCCGAGCTTATAGATGCCTTAGAGCTTGATGATGCTGCATACGAACAAGCCGTGTCTAATTTTGAAAATGCGCCCTGGGGAGATCGCCTTTTTTGTTATCACGCACATTTATATGAGTTCGCAACAGAAATTGAAGATAAATACGATCTAATTGTATGTAACCCTCCCTATTTTGAAGGAAATGCCCCCCTTACCGAACAAAAAAACTCAGCTCGGGAGCAAGCACGTTTTGAAGACGCAATGCCTTTTGATTTACTGGTTGCTTCTGCCCGTCACTTATTAAACACAAACGGTATTTTTTGTGTAATAATTCCCAACGCACGTGAAGAAGAATTTTTAAGCCTTGCTTCAAAAACAGGTTTATATCCTTCAAAAATCACGCGTGTAAAAGGTACTGCTGCAGCAACATCCCCCAAGCGTTCTTTAATAGCTTTTACCACTCAAGAAACTAATCCGGAAGAAGACACGCTAATTATTGAGATTCAAAGACATGTCTACACGTCTCAATACATAGATCTTGTCAAAGATTTCTACCTCAAAATGTAG
- a CDS encoding acyl-CoA dehydrogenase family protein: MKPDLFESPDYYNLDDLLTDEQKLVRTAARDWVKRDVSPIIEEAAQKAEFPKQIIKGLADIGAFGPYIPEEYGGAGLDQISYGLIMQEIERGDSGVRSTASVQSSLVMYPIFKFGNEEQRQKYLPKLASGEYMGCFGLTEPDHGSNPGGMVTNFKDKGDHYLLNGAKMWISNSPFADIAVVWAKSEEGRIHGLIVERGMEGFSTPETHNKWSLRASATGELIFDNVKVPKENLLPNKSGLGAPLMCLDSARFGIAWGVIGAAMDCYDTALRYAKERHQFGKPIGSFQLQQKKLAEMITEITKAQLLAWRLGTLRNEGKATSAQISMAKRNNVDMALKIARDARQILGGMGISGEYSIMRHMMNLESVVTYEGTHDIHLLITGMDITGLNAFK, encoded by the coding sequence ATGAAACCAGATCTTTTTGAGTCTCCAGATTACTACAATTTAGATGACCTGCTAACTGATGAACAAAAACTTGTACGCACAGCAGCAAGGGATTGGGTAAAGCGCGATGTATCGCCCATAATTGAAGAGGCGGCACAAAAGGCTGAATTCCCAAAACAAATAATAAAAGGGCTTGCAGATATTGGGGCTTTTGGCCCATACATTCCTGAAGAATATGGCGGCGCAGGACTAGATCAAATTTCGTACGGACTTATTATGCAGGAAATAGAACGCGGTGACAGCGGGGTTCGCTCTACGGCTTCCGTACAATCATCGCTGGTTATGTATCCCATTTTTAAATTTGGGAATGAAGAACAGCGTCAAAAATACCTTCCGAAGTTAGCCAGTGGCGAATATATGGGATGTTTTGGCCTTACGGAGCCCGATCACGGCTCCAACCCTGGCGGTATGGTGACTAACTTTAAAGACAAAGGCGATCACTATTTATTAAATGGTGCAAAAATGTGGATATCCAATTCCCCTTTTGCAGACATCGCTGTAGTCTGGGCAAAAAGCGAAGAAGGACGTATTCACGGTCTTATCGTAGAACGCGGAATGGAAGGGTTTTCAACTCCAGAAACACATAATAAATGGTCATTGCGCGCCAGCGCAACAGGCGAACTGATATTTGACAATGTAAAAGTGCCTAAAGAAAATCTACTACCCAATAAATCTGGGTTGGGTGCACCGCTTATGTGCTTAGATTCGGCTCGCTTTGGAATTGCCTGGGGGGTCATTGGCGCAGCTATGGATTGTTATGACACTGCACTGCGCTATGCAAAAGAACGTCATCAATTTGGAAAGCCTATTGGTTCTTTTCAACTTCAGCAGAAAAAACTAGCAGAAATGATTACTGAAATTACAAAAGCTCAATTACTGGCGTGGCGTTTAGGAACATTGCGCAATGAAGGCAAAGCTACTTCTGCACAAATCTCTATGGCAAAAAGAAACAATGTCGATATGGCTCTCAAAATTGCACGTGATGCACGCCAGATTTTAGGAGGCATGGGTATCTCGGGAGAGTATAGTATTATGAGACATATGATGAATTTAGAGAGCGTGGTAACCTATGAAGGTACACACGACATTCATTTGCTTATAACCGGCATGGATATCACGGGTTTAAATGCATTTAAATAA
- a CDS encoding DUF3050 domain-containing protein encodes MIEDVNKAIAPYQDQLLNHRLYKNLRTPADLKAFMQHHVFAVWDFMSLLKALQFDLTKVSTPWYPLGNPEIRYLINEIVLAEETDLNPDGKRQSHFEMYLDAMAKSEASTEKINSFLSHITHGTDIFLVIAVSEIPETVKEFLRFTFETISEGKAHKIAAAFTFGREDLIPSMFTKIIENIQQNFPMEDLTLFKYYFDRHIELDGDEHGPMALQMVSELCGDDPVKWEEVKQTAVTALKKRCVLWNGIDQEIVSKITA; translated from the coding sequence ATGATTGAGGATGTGAATAAGGCGATCGCCCCGTATCAAGACCAGTTATTAAATCACCGTTTGTATAAAAATTTACGTACTCCGGCAGATTTAAAGGCTTTTATGCAACATCACGTTTTTGCTGTCTGGGATTTTATGTCACTACTAAAAGCCCTTCAGTTTGATTTAACTAAGGTTTCTACACCCTGGTATCCTTTAGGAAATCCTGAAATACGCTATCTAATTAATGAGATAGTTTTAGCTGAAGAAACAGATTTAAATCCTGATGGGAAACGTCAAAGTCATTTTGAAATGTACCTTGACGCGATGGCAAAGTCAGAAGCTTCCACCGAAAAAATAAACTCTTTTTTAAGTCATATCACCCACGGCACAGATATTTTTCTGGTAATAGCAGTGAGTGAAATCCCAGAAACTGTAAAAGAATTTCTACGATTTACATTTGAAACTATTTCTGAAGGTAAAGCACATAAGATTGCAGCTGCTTTTACCTTTGGCAGAGAGGATCTTATACCCAGTATGTTTACAAAAATAATTGAAAACATACAGCAAAATTTCCCTATGGAAGATCTTACTCTGTTTAAATATTACTTTGACCGTCACATCGAGTTAGATGGTGATGAGCACGGGCCTATGGCCTTACAAATGGTTTCAGAATTATGCGGCGATGACCCTGTAAAATGGGAAGAAGTAAAACAAACTGCTGTAACTGCTCTTAAAAAACGTTGCGTGCTTTGGAATGGAATTGATCAGGAAATAGTTTCTAAAATCACAGCTTAA
- a CDS encoding metallophosphoesterase → MSFISRFDKAFKNAPVVTFDDSSKFILFSDCHRGDNSGADDFANNRNIYYHALKQYYQNDFTYCELGDGDELWENLNFSTLFESHKNIYGLMQLFYNEKRLHLLWGNHDMIYKNKSQVEKNLYSFFDRKTNTQQPLFPGIQVHEALILKHAQTGQELFLCHGHQADWMNYVGWQFNRFLVRVLWRPLQGAGISDPTSPAKNYLELIKVERKTKKWITERNNQFTITGHTHRPRFPEPGDIAYFNDGSCVHPRSITGLEIENGAISLIKWQIATTDDGVLKIVRVLLEGPQKLIDYKTE, encoded by the coding sequence ATGTCATTTATCTCCAGATTCGATAAGGCTTTTAAAAATGCTCCTGTCGTAACTTTTGACGACTCCAGTAAATTTATTCTATTTAGTGATTGCCACAGAGGTGACAATAGCGGTGCAGACGATTTTGCTAACAACCGCAATATTTACTATCACGCCTTAAAGCAATACTATCAAAATGATTTTACATATTGCGAATTAGGCGATGGTGATGAACTCTGGGAAAATCTAAACTTCAGTACGCTGTTTGAATCCCATAAAAATATTTATGGTTTAATGCAATTGTTTTACAATGAAAAGAGATTGCATTTACTATGGGGAAATCACGATATGATTTATAAAAATAAAAGTCAGGTTGAGAAAAATCTCTATAGTTTTTTCGATCGAAAAACAAATACCCAACAACCACTATTTCCGGGAATACAAGTTCACGAAGCGCTAATATTAAAACATGCACAAACCGGCCAAGAGCTATTTTTATGTCATGGTCATCAGGCAGATTGGATGAATTATGTAGGCTGGCAATTCAATCGGTTTTTAGTACGTGTATTGTGGAGACCGTTGCAAGGAGCCGGAATTTCTGACCCCACCAGCCCTGCAAAAAACTACTTAGAACTTATTAAGGTAGAACGCAAGACTAAAAAGTGGATTACAGAACGAAATAACCAATTCACAATAACCGGTCACACACATAGACCACGCTTTCCCGAACCCGGCGATATTGCCTATTTTAATGATGGCAGCTGTGTACATCCCAGAAGTATAACCGGTTTAGAAATTGAAAATGGAGCCATCTCACTTATAAAATGGCAAATTGCAACTACAGATGATGGTGTACTTAAAATTGTACGTGTTTTATTAGAAGGACCACAGAAGCTTATTGATTATAAAACCGAATAG
- a CDS encoding SGNH/GDSL hydrolase family protein codes for MNTFLFKYAYLVLIIIIATSCSASAELEKETSTSFEQSYSYLALGDSYTIGESVCDNCKFPIQLKNRFETTASSGLETTIIARTGWRTDNLISALASENLNPNFDLVTLLIGVNNQYQGIVFSEYQKDFKTLLETAIQLAQGDAARVVVISIPDYAYTPFGLNYRNPEDISSEIDEYNTYAKELSEASGVVFLNITDITRKGLSQPNLVASDGLHPSKDAYALFVERLVLIVENILNK; via the coding sequence ATGAACACATTTCTATTTAAGTACGCATATCTCGTTTTAATTATAATTATTGCGACCAGCTGCAGCGCTTCGGCAGAATTAGAAAAAGAAACCAGTACTTCTTTTGAACAATCATATTCCTATCTCGCCTTAGGAGACAGCTATACTATAGGAGAAAGCGTTTGCGATAACTGTAAGTTTCCAATACAACTCAAAAATAGATTTGAAACCACAGCAAGTAGCGGTTTAGAAACTACTATAATTGCCCGTACAGGCTGGCGTACAGATAATCTTATAAGTGCCTTAGCCAGTGAGAATCTCAATCCTAATTTTGATCTTGTCACCCTTCTGATAGGTGTAAATAATCAATATCAGGGAATCGTATTTTCTGAATATCAAAAAGACTTCAAAACTCTTTTAGAAACTGCAATACAACTAGCACAAGGAGATGCAGCACGCGTTGTTGTTATTTCAATACCCGATTATGCTTACACACCATTCGGTTTAAATTATAGAAACCCGGAAGATATTTCTAGTGAAATAGATGAATACAATACTTATGCTAAAGAGCTTTCTGAAGCTAGTGGAGTGGTTTTTTTAAATATCACAGACATTACCAGAAAAGGCTTATCTCAACCCAATCTGGTTGCTTCTGATGGTTTACACCCTTCTAAAGATGCTTATGCTTTATTTGTAGAGCGTCTAGTATTAATAGTAGAAAATATACTAAATAAATAA
- a CDS encoding 2Fe-2S iron-sulfur cluster-binding protein has protein sequence MQDITITVIDREGVAHALEAPTDMNLNLMEVCKMYELPVEGTCGGMAMCASCQCYIVSDHKLNEMGYDEEAMLSEAFYVEDNSRLGCQIPITPDLNGLEVKLAPES, from the coding sequence ATGCAGGATATAACAATCACAGTAATTGACCGGGAAGGTGTAGCACATGCGCTTGAAGCACCTACAGATATGAATCTTAATTTAATGGAAGTGTGTAAAATGTACGAGCTTCCTGTTGAAGGTACCTGCGGCGGAATGGCTATGTGTGCTTCTTGTCAATGTTACATCGTATCTGACCATAAATTAAATGAGATGGGCTATGATGAGGAGGCAATGCTTTCTGAAGCCTTTTATGTAGAAGATAACAGTCGTCTGGGTTGTCAAATTCCTATAACACCAGATTTAAACGGATTAGAAGTCAAATTAGCTCCTGAGAGTTAA
- a CDS encoding hydroxypyruvate isomerase family protein, translated as MSHSNGRRNALKNIALTTSGISLGLTALSCKDSPNSSEATIATTEDDSLKGNVNHSACYWCYGSMPLDKFAKSAAGLGLKGIDLLKPEEWEVAEKYGLKCAVATDTFANIQDGFNDKNNHASLQEQYSVLIDKASAQGIKNVIVFSGNRRELSEDEGLVNCAEGLAPLIKQAEEKNVVLIMELLNSKIDHKDYQCDHTPWGVKLCELIGSENFKLLYDIYHMQIMEGDVIRTIKDYHSYIAHYHTGGVPGRHEINDGQELNYPAIIKAILETGYTGYVAQEFIPTYDDKIAALREGVKICDV; from the coding sequence ATGAGCCATTCTAACGGTCGCAGAAACGCTTTAAAAAACATCGCACTTACAACCTCTGGTATAAGTTTAGGATTAACCGCTTTAAGCTGCAAAGATTCGCCAAATAGTTCAGAGGCAACCATTGCCACAACAGAAGATGATTCTTTAAAAGGAAATGTAAACCATTCTGCATGTTACTGGTGCTATGGCTCAATGCCTTTAGATAAGTTCGCTAAAAGTGCAGCTGGTTTAGGCTTAAAAGGAATTGATTTATTGAAACCTGAAGAGTGGGAGGTTGCTGAAAAATATGGATTAAAGTGTGCTGTTGCCACAGATACATTTGCTAATATACAAGACGGTTTTAATGATAAAAACAATCACGCATCCCTTCAGGAGCAGTACAGTGTTTTAATTGATAAAGCTTCGGCACAAGGCATAAAAAATGTAATTGTGTTTTCAGGAAACAGACGTGAGCTTTCTGAAGATGAAGGTCTCGTAAACTGTGCAGAAGGTCTGGCTCCTTTAATAAAACAAGCCGAAGAAAAAAATGTGGTCCTAATTATGGAATTATTAAACAGTAAAATAGACCATAAAGATTACCAATGTGATCATACTCCCTGGGGTGTAAAGCTATGTGAACTTATAGGTTCTGAAAATTTTAAACTTTTATACGATATCTATCATATGCAGATTATGGAGGGTGATGTTATACGCACGATAAAAGATTATCATTCCTATATCGCGCACTACCATACGGGTGGTGTACCGGGTCGTCACGAGATTAATGATGGTCAGGAGCTAAACTATCCTGCAATAATTAAAGCTATTTTAGAAACAGGATATACAGGTTATGTGGCTCAGGAATTTATTCCTACTTATGATGATAAAATAGCAGCTTTAAGAGAAGGTGTAAAAATTTGTGATGTTTAG
- a CDS encoding NifU family protein, with product MTDLELKGKVEDALEEIRPFLQSDGGDIALLSIEDGTTVKVQLEGACVGCSVNQMTLKSGVEMTIKKHAPQIQNVINVVA from the coding sequence ATGACAGATTTAGAATTAAAAGGTAAAGTTGAAGATGCGTTAGAAGAAATCAGACCTTTTTTACAAAGTGACGGTGGCGATATTGCATTATTAAGTATTGAAGATGGTACTACAGTTAAAGTTCAACTTGAAGGTGCATGTGTGGGTTGTAGTGTAAACCAAATGACCCTTAAAAGTGGTGTAGAGATGACTATTAAAAAACACGCGCCTCAAATTCAGAATGTTATTAATGTAGTCGCGTAG
- a CDS encoding Mrp/NBP35 family ATP-binding protein, translating to MKLEKQAIYDALKTISAPGEGEDMVTSGAVTNVVTFGDEVIVDITITNPSLQAKKKTEVEIMKVIHAEVHMKAQVKVNVRVNAPEKQAKNEIKGKPIPGIQNIIAVASGKGGVGKSTITANLAVSLSKMGFKVGILDADIYGPSIPIMFDVQDAKPLSVKVDGKQKMQPVESYGVKILSIGFFTKPDQAVVWRGPMASKALNQMIFDAAWGELDFLLVDLPPGTGDIHLSIVQAMPLTGAVVVSTPQNVALADAKKGVAMFQQESINVPVLGIVENMAWFTPEELPDNKYYIFGKDGARNLAEDLGVRLLAQIPLVQSIREAGDVGHPAALQNDTILAASFESMMRNTVEELVKRNDDLPPTEAVKITTMAGCSAVKK from the coding sequence GTGAAGTTAGAAAAACAAGCAATATACGATGCACTGAAAACCATTAGTGCGCCTGGTGAGGGAGAAGATATGGTAACAAGTGGTGCGGTAACAAATGTTGTCACTTTTGGCGATGAGGTTATCGTAGATATTACAATTACTAACCCTAGTTTACAAGCAAAAAAGAAAACCGAAGTTGAGATCATGAAAGTGATACATGCAGAAGTGCATATGAAAGCTCAGGTAAAGGTTAATGTGCGTGTTAATGCTCCAGAAAAGCAGGCTAAAAACGAAATTAAAGGAAAACCTATTCCCGGTATTCAAAATATAATTGCTGTAGCTTCTGGTAAAGGAGGTGTAGGTAAATCTACAATTACCGCAAATCTTGCTGTAAGTCTATCAAAAATGGGCTTTAAAGTGGGTATACTTGATGCAGATATTTATGGGCCTTCTATACCTATAATGTTTGATGTTCAGGATGCTAAGCCGCTATCTGTTAAAGTAGATGGTAAGCAAAAAATGCAACCTGTAGAAAGTTATGGTGTAAAAATTCTTTCGATAGGATTTTTTACTAAGCCAGATCAGGCTGTAGTATGGCGAGGACCTATGGCTTCTAAGGCCTTAAATCAAATGATTTTTGATGCAGCCTGGGGTGAACTTGATTTCTTATTGGTAGATCTACCTCCGGGAACAGGAGATATTCACTTAAGTATTGTACAGGCGATGCCGTTAACAGGAGCTGTAGTAGTAAGTACGCCACAAAATGTTGCTTTAGCAGATGCTAAAAAAGGAGTTGCAATGTTTCAGCAAGAGAGTATCAATGTACCGGTTTTAGGTATTGTAGAAAATATGGCGTGGTTTACACCAGAAGAGTTACCAGACAATAAGTATTATATATTTGGTAAAGATGGCGCGCGTAACCTTGCAGAAGATTTAGGCGTACGCTTACTGGCTCAAATTCCATTAGTACAAAGTATACGTGAAGCAGGAGATGTAGGTCATCCTGCAGCATTGCAAAATGATACTATTTTAGCAGCGTCTTTTGAAAGCATGATGCGTAATACAGTAGAAGAATTAGTGAAGCGTAATGATGATTTACCACCTACCGAAGCGGTAAAAATCACTACAATGGCCGGCTGTTCTGCCGTTAAAAAATAG
- a CDS encoding MGMT family protein gives MPKPETLGFYQQVYTVVRQIPYGKVTSYGAIAKYLGAAGSSRIVGYAMNGCSKLEDVPAHRVLNRNGLLTGKHHFPGTNLMQQLLESEGHVVINDQLQDFKKHLWDPVKELGFERND, from the coding sequence ATGCCAAAACCTGAAACACTTGGTTTTTATCAGCAGGTATATACGGTTGTACGTCAAATTCCGTATGGGAAAGTAACCTCCTATGGGGCAATTGCAAAATACCTGGGTGCTGCAGGTAGTTCGCGTATTGTTGGTTATGCAATGAACGGGTGTTCTAAACTCGAAGATGTTCCTGCGCATCGTGTACTTAATAGAAATGGTTTGCTTACCGGGAAGCATCATTTTCCGGGAACCAATTTAATGCAACAGCTCTTAGAAAGTGAAGGGCATGTAGTGATAAATGACCAACTACAAGATTTTAAAAAACATCTTTGGGATCCTGTAAAAGAACTGGGTTTTGAGCGTAATGATTAG
- a CDS encoding LysE family translocator — protein MEITKLFFITYFAAFLGVLPPGLVNMSVAKTCVHRGKRNGMLVALGASIVVLVQAFVAILLARYIFSHPIVRNTLLRTGIVIFGLLAVYFFIAAKKNKVKEVEIPKHSGRKSFAKGMLVALINVLPIPYFCALSAAFNVTSSINNGLVEVLLFVLAAASGTFTALYIYVVGFNRIQNEPRNFAKYSNYFMAALMVVLVALTLIRMLYAKT, from the coding sequence TTGGAAATAACAAAACTATTCTTTATCACTTATTTTGCTGCGTTTCTTGGGGTTTTGCCTCCGGGTTTAGTAAACATGTCTGTCGCTAAAACCTGTGTTCACAGAGGTAAACGTAATGGGATGTTAGTAGCTTTAGGGGCTTCTATAGTAGTTTTAGTACAGGCTTTTGTTGCCATTCTTCTCGCTCGCTATATTTTTAGCCACCCTATTGTGCGTAATACCTTATTGCGTACAGGTATAGTAATATTTGGTCTGCTTGCTGTCTATTTTTTTATCGCAGCAAAAAAGAATAAAGTTAAAGAGGTAGAAATACCTAAACATTCAGGTAGAAAAAGTTTTGCAAAAGGGATGCTGGTCGCACTTATTAATGTTCTTCCTATACCTTATTTCTGTGCTTTAAGTGCCGCTTTTAATGTGACCAGTTCTATAAATAATGGCTTAGTAGAAGTATTACTTTTTGTACTTGCTGCAGCTTCAGGCACATTTACAGCCCTTTATATTTATGTTGTAGGGTTTAACCGAATTCAAAATGAACCCCGCAACTTCGCTAAATATTCTAACTACTTTATGGCTGCGTTAATGGTCGTATTGGTAGCGCTCACGCTTATACGCATGTTATATGCCAAAACCTGA
- the trmB gene encoding tRNA (guanosine(46)-N7)-methyltransferase TrmB: MGSKNKLRRFRENETFSNVVQPERKDLTDQEFSLKGNWNRDFFKKDQPIVLELGCGKGEYTVGLAKRFPEKNFLGIDIKGARFWRGAKTALEEGITNAGFMRTQIELVDKAFAENEVSEIWITFPDPQIKYKRTKHRMTNPHFLERYKTVLKPEGLMHLKTDSEYMHGYTLGLLEGLGHEILYAHHNIYINHDAPKEVVEIQTFYEKQYLEIGKPITYIKFRIN, encoded by the coding sequence TTGGGAAGTAAAAATAAATTAAGACGTTTTCGCGAGAATGAAACATTTAGTAATGTCGTACAGCCTGAGCGAAAAGACCTTACAGATCAGGAGTTTTCTTTAAAAGGAAACTGGAATCGCGATTTTTTTAAAAAGGATCAGCCTATCGTCCTTGAATTGGGTTGTGGTAAGGGTGAGTATACCGTAGGGCTTGCAAAACGCTTTCCAGAGAAAAATTTTTTAGGAATAGATATAAAAGGTGCTCGCTTCTGGAGAGGTGCAAAAACTGCCCTGGAAGAAGGGATTACTAATGCAGGTTTTATGCGTACTCAAATTGAGTTGGTAGATAAAGCGTTTGCAGAAAATGAGGTGTCTGAAATATGGATTACATTTCCTGATCCTCAAATAAAATACAAGCGTACTAAACACCGCATGACTAATCCACATTTTTTAGAACGCTATAAAACGGTATTAAAGCCTGAAGGTTTGATGCATTTAAAAACCGATAGCGAGTATATGCATGGCTACACTTTAGGCCTGCTTGAAGGTTTAGGTCACGAGATTTTATATGCACACCATAATATTTATATAAATCACGATGCTCCAAAAGAAGTGGTTGAGATACAGACTTTTTATGAAAAACAGTATCTTGAAATAGGAAAACCTATAACATATATTAAATTCAGGATCAACTAG